A window of the Bdellovibrio sp. ZAP7 genome harbors these coding sequences:
- a CDS encoding sensor histidine kinase KdpD, with product MNDDYRPDPDRILDGIKKAEESTYRGHLRIFFGMCPGVGKTYAMLEAAQEQFRQRVDIVVGVVETHGRKETEGLLLGLEVLPRKKIKYKDSVLEEMDIDAILKRKPEIVLVDELAHTNAPGSRHQKRYQDVLELLDAGIHVYTTVNVQHIESRADLVQQITGVRVFERVPDSVVDQAQQIELVDISAQNLRKRLKEGKVYHGDRAAKAGENFFKETHLLALRELALRYTAEKVDQDLQDQMVVQRVSGPWNTQERLLVAVGYSPYSARLIRATRRMAYSLEAPWLALYVDTGEQISADDQAMLNKNLALARELGAEVVAVRDANIVEAIHRIANERNVTQIIMGRPVGRWWDFIFRRGSLLDQLVQRASLVDIHIIRQEEQKTKKKFRWAPPALYAPGTSYWNAFWFVGGISFISELLNPYLGYRAVGFIFLLAILLMGFVSTLGPILFAASLSVLVWNFLFIPPLFTFHITAAEDVMMCFAYLFVAIMGGFLTAKIRRRDRDLLQRDQYNRALLELVQDMSTAVTPTEVAYSAAENLEKVLNGKIKILFSTQEGKLERRPYNSAKLDEKDLALALWSFDNRKKAGWKTETLTESRCLCLPLKGKNSLEGVMLFYPRVQNPLSLEQDNLIETVALQLGASLERLKLQSTLQDVKLLETSEKLHQALLNSVSHELRTPLTAIIGSASALQDSKLSAENRVREDLVDSVIQSSRRLDQVVENLLDMSRLNSGVLTPKKVWVDFVDFCSELTQRMKPSVVGYHLQFQSSEEQCLLQIDEKLMEHAISNLILNAAKYSKADSNIVLKLQHEGRKVTLSVLDEGSGIPVEQLEKIFEAFHRVPGTAAGGVGLGLAIVKAFVEAHAGQVYAENRGDRSGAEFVIQLPYENPPAILTSEGR from the coding sequence ATGAATGATGACTATCGTCCCGATCCGGATCGTATACTCGATGGTATAAAAAAAGCGGAGGAGTCCACATATCGTGGTCACCTACGCATTTTTTTTGGGATGTGTCCTGGGGTTGGCAAAACCTATGCAATGCTTGAGGCGGCACAAGAACAATTCCGTCAGCGAGTGGATATTGTTGTCGGTGTGGTTGAAACTCACGGCCGTAAAGAAACTGAAGGACTGCTGCTAGGTCTGGAAGTATTGCCTCGTAAAAAAATAAAATACAAAGATTCTGTTCTTGAAGAAATGGATATTGATGCCATTTTAAAGCGGAAACCTGAGATCGTCTTGGTCGACGAGTTGGCGCATACCAACGCTCCCGGTTCTAGGCATCAAAAAAGATATCAGGATGTCTTGGAGCTATTAGATGCCGGCATTCATGTTTATACAACGGTGAATGTTCAGCATATTGAAAGTCGTGCGGACCTGGTGCAACAAATTACTGGCGTTCGTGTTTTTGAAAGAGTTCCCGATTCCGTCGTGGATCAGGCTCAACAAATTGAACTGGTCGATATCAGTGCGCAGAATTTGCGTAAGCGCCTAAAAGAAGGCAAGGTCTATCACGGGGATCGTGCCGCGAAAGCCGGAGAGAACTTTTTTAAGGAAACTCATTTGCTGGCTTTGAGAGAGTTGGCGCTTCGTTATACTGCCGAGAAGGTAGATCAAGACCTTCAAGATCAAATGGTCGTACAAAGAGTGAGTGGGCCTTGGAATACTCAAGAGCGTCTTTTGGTAGCGGTGGGATACAGTCCTTATTCGGCACGCTTGATACGTGCGACTCGAAGGATGGCTTACAGTTTGGAGGCTCCTTGGCTGGCCTTGTACGTGGATACGGGAGAGCAAATTTCTGCGGACGATCAGGCCATGCTCAATAAGAATTTGGCCCTGGCTCGAGAGTTGGGTGCGGAAGTCGTGGCGGTTCGTGATGCCAATATCGTGGAAGCCATCCATCGGATCGCTAACGAACGAAATGTTACCCAAATTATCATGGGGCGTCCGGTGGGGCGCTGGTGGGATTTCATATTCCGCCGAGGATCTTTGTTGGATCAACTGGTGCAAAGAGCCAGTCTGGTCGATATCCATATCATTCGCCAGGAAGAACAAAAGACTAAGAAAAAGTTTCGGTGGGCTCCGCCAGCATTGTATGCGCCAGGGACGTCTTACTGGAATGCATTTTGGTTTGTGGGTGGAATTTCCTTTATCAGTGAATTGCTGAATCCTTATTTAGGATATCGAGCGGTGGGGTTTATATTCTTGCTGGCGATTTTATTGATGGGATTTGTTAGTACGTTGGGGCCGATTTTATTTGCCGCAAGTTTAAGTGTTCTTGTTTGGAATTTCCTATTTATTCCACCATTATTTACTTTTCACATCACCGCTGCGGAAGATGTGATGATGTGTTTTGCTTATCTTTTTGTTGCCATAATGGGTGGTTTTTTAACTGCTAAGATTCGTCGTCGTGATCGCGATTTGTTGCAAAGAGACCAATACAATCGGGCTCTTTTGGAATTGGTTCAGGATATGTCTACGGCGGTCACTCCTACTGAAGTGGCTTATTCAGCTGCAGAAAACCTTGAGAAAGTTTTAAATGGAAAAATTAAAATTCTATTTTCCACTCAGGAAGGAAAATTGGAGCGTCGTCCTTATAATTCCGCCAAGTTAGATGAAAAAGATTTGGCGTTAGCACTGTGGTCTTTTGACAATCGCAAGAAGGCAGGATGGAAGACGGAGACGCTGACAGAGTCTCGCTGTTTGTGCTTGCCGCTAAAAGGCAAAAACAGTCTTGAAGGTGTGATGTTATTCTATCCTCGAGTTCAGAATCCGTTATCATTGGAACAGGATAATCTGATTGAAACGGTCGCTTTGCAGTTAGGAGCGTCTTTAGAGCGTCTGAAATTGCAGAGCACATTGCAGGATGTGAAGTTGCTTGAAACCTCTGAAAAGCTACATCAGGCTCTTTTGAATTCTGTTTCCCATGAGTTGCGGACTCCACTGACAGCAATTATCGGATCTGCCTCAGCTTTACAGGATTCAAAATTGAGTGCTGAAAACAGGGTGCGAGAAGACCTGGTTGACTCTGTCATTCAGTCTTCGCGAAGACTGGATCAAGTCGTTGAGAATTTGTTAGATATGTCACGGTTGAATTCGGGAGTTCTGACGCCTAAAAAAGTTTGGGTGGATTTCGTGGATTTCTGTTCGGAATTAACTCAAAGGATGAAACCCTCTGTCGTTGGCTATCATTTGCAATTCCAATCATCCGAAGAACAGTGTTTGCTGCAGATCGATGAAAAATTGATGGAACATGCGATTTCAAATTTAATACTGAATGCGGCAAAGTACTCCAAGGCAGATTCAAACATTGTCTTGAAACTTCAACATGAGGGACGAAAGGTCACCTTGAGTGTTTTAGATGAAGGAAGTGGAATTCCTGTGGAACAGTTGGAGAAAATATTTGAGGCATTTCATCGTGTGCCGGGGACGGCCGCTGGTGGAGTCGGTTTGGGATTGGCCATTGTTAAAGCATTTGTTGAAGCCCACGCAGGACAGGTTTATGCTGAAAACCGTGGGGACCGTAGCGGGGCTGAGTTCGTTATTCAGCTTCCGTATGAAAATCCTCCAGCTATTTTAACTTCAGAGGGTCGTTAA
- a CDS encoding response regulator gives MKDLRRVLVIDDEAPIRKLLRVTLEGNSYHVIEAHSAQQGISMAASERPELILLDLGLPDKNGLEVLREVREWSQVPIVVLTVQDSDEDKIAALDGGADDYVTKPFSVPELLVRMRVALRHSSGVTEKTEFKSGPLVVDIPGHVVKVLGQEIKLTATEFNIVKVLMKHKGKVVTHRMLLNEIWGPNSVEHTHYLRVYVGAVRKKLKLDEATPELISTEAGVGYRLLDLD, from the coding sequence ATGAAGGATCTGCGTCGAGTTCTGGTAATTGATGATGAGGCACCGATTAGAAAGCTTTTGCGAGTCACTCTTGAAGGCAATTCTTATCATGTCATTGAGGCCCACAGCGCACAACAGGGTATTTCCATGGCCGCTTCGGAAAGACCTGAGTTGATTCTTTTAGATCTAGGGCTGCCTGATAAAAATGGCTTGGAAGTTTTGCGTGAAGTCCGCGAGTGGTCCCAAGTTCCTATTGTGGTTCTGACTGTGCAAGATTCTGATGAAGATAAAATTGCGGCTTTGGACGGCGGAGCTGATGATTACGTCACCAAGCCCTTTAGCGTTCCTGAGCTTTTGGTTCGTATGCGCGTGGCTCTTCGTCACTCAAGTGGGGTTACAGAAAAAACTGAATTTAAAAGCGGCCCCTTGGTTGTAGATATTCCCGGACACGTCGTTAAGGTTTTGGGTCAAGAAATCAAACTGACCGCGACTGAATTCAATATTGTGAAAGTACTGATGAAGCATAAAGGGAAAGTGGTCACGCATCGAATGCTTTTGAATGAAATCTGGGGGCCCAATTCTGTGGAGCATACTCACTATTTACGCGTGTATGTGGGCGCTGTCCGAAAAAAGCTTAAGCTGGATGAAGCAACGCCTGAGTTGATTAGCACAGAAGCCGGCGTGGGCTACCGGCTTCTCGATTTGGATTAA
- a CDS encoding chalcone isomerase family protein, with protein MKTIILPLIASLLSFSANAALLKTESGTQKMEKIALSPSATANVDGEEVKLTEVGAGLRAKKVVFVNVKVYIGELYVADMAKFKKTDALASLKDQKAVAIQLHFLRAVDGENVQKSFKEALSANSVNLDDASLKQFLDAVSKGGEAKEGKALTILGSRMKDGSEKISYETTSGAVTEIKGSSGLIEKVFSIWLGKPADDGVAELKKSLLKD; from the coding sequence ATGAAAACAATCATTTTACCTCTAATCGCTTCACTTTTGTCCTTCTCTGCAAACGCCGCTCTTTTGAAAACAGAATCTGGCACTCAAAAAATGGAGAAAATTGCGCTGTCGCCTTCTGCCACTGCAAATGTAGATGGAGAAGAAGTGAAACTCACTGAGGTCGGCGCAGGACTTCGTGCGAAAAAAGTCGTTTTTGTTAACGTAAAAGTCTATATCGGCGAACTTTATGTGGCTGATATGGCGAAATTCAAAAAAACAGATGCCCTGGCCTCTTTAAAAGATCAAAAGGCCGTAGCGATTCAACTTCACTTCCTGCGCGCGGTGGACGGTGAGAATGTTCAGAAATCCTTCAAAGAAGCCCTTTCTGCAAACTCTGTGAATTTGGATGATGCTTCTCTTAAACAATTTTTAGATGCTGTTTCTAAAGGCGGCGAAGCAAAAGAAGGAAAAGCCCTGACAATTCTGGGGTCGCGCATGAAAGACGGATCAGAGAAAATTTCTTATGAAACAACCTCAGGCGCAGTCACTGAAATCAAAGGTTCGTCCGGACTAATTGAAAAAGTTTTCTCAATCTGGTTGGGTAAGCCAGCAGATGACGGCGTTGCGGAACTTAAAAAATCCCTACTAAAAGATTAA
- a CDS encoding HD domain-containing phosphohydrolase produces MSEHKFTFRHVLAMDDLKARPFELQRALTIVVAQEESEHIGAFTERILALVEKFPLSTIFTLTHEAPEKNKFSGPKFSRVLLITPFDFFQNFKFEYMLLLKCRAQFFDILPSDLFSMTTLPFTVFVRMPINQRIMGVAFRGAVLSDSKYQKMLTKGGFLVHGRETPAYVEYINTYFDRSGMSLKKRMRAVFLSVAAVWVELSEVILFEFKTASDEEIVALYNQLEQLAQQMIDVFKSDENLWEALREVLENDLFDKWRSPWVAAYGAYISVKSGLGNPVDVLLAGIFCDVGLLDIPDSTYQKFLKEGESQLDPQQTEEYRKHPMMSLNRCLFKKVPVSESVKAIMVCVHERADEKGYPSQTPFEMVPVESSLIRFGEMIDFGVRTTMAEQSIGFGYLRDKIWQEAKEKPGNFSKDFLEQISQSLK; encoded by the coding sequence ATGTCTGAGCATAAATTTACATTCAGACATGTTTTGGCTATGGATGATCTTAAAGCACGGCCCTTTGAGCTGCAACGAGCTTTGACTATTGTGGTTGCACAAGAAGAGTCGGAGCATATCGGGGCATTTACAGAAAGAATTCTCGCGCTGGTTGAGAAATTTCCCCTTTCCACGATTTTTACGCTGACCCACGAAGCACCTGAAAAAAATAAATTTTCTGGTCCAAAGTTTTCGCGAGTGCTTTTAATAACTCCCTTCGATTTCTTTCAGAATTTCAAATTTGAATACATGCTGTTGTTGAAGTGTCGGGCGCAGTTTTTTGATATTTTGCCTTCAGATTTATTTTCTATGACGACGTTGCCATTTACGGTTTTTGTGCGCATGCCGATTAATCAAAGAATTATGGGTGTTGCATTCCGGGGGGCTGTTCTTTCGGATTCGAAATATCAGAAAATGCTGACGAAGGGTGGATTTTTAGTTCATGGGCGCGAAACCCCTGCGTATGTTGAATACATCAACACTTATTTTGATCGTTCTGGAATGTCGCTCAAAAAGAGAATGCGCGCCGTATTCCTGTCTGTTGCAGCAGTTTGGGTTGAGTTAAGTGAAGTTATTCTTTTTGAATTTAAGACGGCATCGGATGAAGAGATCGTCGCACTTTATAACCAGTTGGAGCAATTGGCTCAGCAGATGATCGATGTCTTTAAAAGCGATGAGAACCTGTGGGAAGCTTTGCGCGAAGTTTTAGAGAATGATCTTTTCGATAAATGGCGCAGCCCTTGGGTAGCTGCCTATGGCGCTTATATATCTGTGAAGTCAGGTTTGGGAAATCCTGTGGATGTTTTGCTTGCTGGAATATTTTGTGATGTGGGGCTTTTGGATATTCCGGATTCCACCTATCAGAAATTCCTGAAGGAGGGGGAATCTCAGTTGGATCCTCAGCAAACAGAAGAGTATCGAAAGCATCCAATGATGTCTTTGAATCGCTGTCTTTTTAAAAAGGTTCCAGTCAGTGAATCTGTTAAGGCAATCATGGTTTGCGTCCACGAGCGCGCAGACGAAAAAGGATATCCAAGTCAGACACCCTTTGAGATGGTTCCGGTGGAGTCCTCTTTGATCCGATTCGGCGAAATGATCGATTTTGGAGTGCGGACGACTATGGCTGAACAATCGATCGGCTTCGGTTATCTTCGAGACAAAATATGGCAAGAAGCCAAGGAAAAGCCCGGTAATTTTTCAAAAGACTTCCTTGAACAGATTTCTCAGAGCTTGAAGTAG
- a CDS encoding organic solvent tolerance protein translates to MLKVVAVVFAFLAGVSVAEAKDLTNRLGVGVKSHSTLDLPELAIVYNPSTEIQISGGLGIDTQKDQSKFAATAGVRRIVFKEQNMNFYMGGTLGLVNWEEVNATTAKNEKQSGFELDAVFGGEFFFAGLESLGFTFEGGVGVISADNVRFRTIADSPFRAGIIFYF, encoded by the coding sequence ATGCTTAAAGTTGTGGCAGTGGTATTTGCATTTTTGGCTGGCGTAAGTGTAGCTGAAGCGAAAGATTTGACGAACCGTTTGGGGGTTGGGGTTAAATCTCATTCAACTTTGGATCTTCCAGAGCTCGCTATTGTTTATAATCCTTCCACTGAAATTCAAATTTCGGGTGGGTTGGGAATTGATACTCAAAAAGATCAATCCAAGTTTGCAGCGACTGCTGGTGTTCGTCGTATCGTTTTTAAAGAACAAAACATGAACTTCTACATGGGTGGAACTTTAGGCTTGGTTAACTGGGAAGAAGTTAATGCCACGACTGCGAAAAATGAAAAGCAATCCGGCTTTGAGTTGGATGCAGTTTTCGGTGGAGAATTTTTCTTTGCAGGTCTTGAGTCTTTGGGTTTCACATTTGAGGGTGGTGTGGGTGTGATTTCTGCCGATAACGTTCGCTTTAGAACAATTGCGGATAGCCCTTTCCGCGCTGGTATTATTTTTTACTTCTAA
- a CDS encoding RidA family protein, with the protein MKKVIHTDNAPKAVGPYSQAVAMGDFLFCSGQISIDPKTNEVFTGDIKTQTEMVMKNVEAVLAANNMNFTNVVKTTIFLTNMADFATVNEIYAKSFTAAPPARSTVAVAALPKGVNVEVEVLAHR; encoded by the coding sequence ATGAAAAAAGTTATTCACACAGACAATGCTCCTAAGGCCGTAGGTCCATACTCTCAAGCCGTTGCCATGGGCGATTTTTTGTTCTGCTCTGGTCAAATTTCTATCGATCCAAAAACGAATGAAGTTTTCACTGGTGACATCAAAACTCAAACTGAAATGGTTATGAAAAATGTTGAAGCAGTTCTAGCTGCAAACAACATGAATTTCACAAACGTCGTAAAAACAACAATCTTTCTGACGAACATGGCGGATTTCGCAACTGTGAACGAAATCTATGCGAAATCATTTACGGCGGCTCCTCCAGCACGTTCTACAGTGGCTGTTGCAGCTTTGCCTAAAGGTGTGAATGTCGAGGTTGAAGTCCTTGCTCACCGCTAA
- a CDS encoding YdcF family protein, whose amino-acid sequence MSRLKSLLTAKALVRTRTFWILIVLGALVVQRFIHEYHQIEKEPMISWTKSQNADCAVVLTGGAGRVREGFDLLANQNVKKLVISGVYSNARMREIMPVWPFYGNLNENDVVLDRRSETTFGNAQQSLPIVEALKCRDILLVTSRLHMYRSYKTFRSAFPENIFIQKHPIVGGRYEPSVVEISFEALKSFFYSLWAY is encoded by the coding sequence ATGTCGAGGTTGAAGTCCTTGCTCACCGCTAAAGCCCTAGTGCGCACGCGTACTTTTTGGATTTTGATCGTTCTGGGGGCGCTGGTTGTTCAGCGCTTTATTCATGAATATCATCAGATCGAAAAAGAACCGATGATCTCTTGGACGAAATCACAGAATGCAGATTGCGCTGTGGTTTTGACCGGGGGAGCTGGGCGTGTGCGTGAAGGCTTTGATTTGCTTGCGAATCAAAACGTTAAAAAACTTGTGATCTCGGGCGTGTATTCGAATGCAAGAATGCGCGAGATCATGCCGGTATGGCCTTTTTATGGCAACTTGAATGAGAATGACGTGGTGTTGGACCGTCGATCTGAAACTACGTTCGGAAATGCTCAGCAAAGTTTGCCAATCGTGGAAGCTTTAAAGTGCCGGGATATACTTTTGGTGACTTCGCGTCTGCACATGTATCGTTCGTATAAAACCTTTCGTTCCGCTTTTCCGGAGAATATTTTCATCCAGAAACATCCCATTGTGGGAGGCCGTTACGAGCCTTCGGTCGTGGAGATCTCTTTTGAGGCATTAAAGTCTTTCTTTTATTCGTTGTGGGCCTACTAA
- a CDS encoding ABC transporter permease has translation MTKNVEYTWRVLLMVYLSLRATILDQTQGAREIVRVISAQIYFTGWQALPLVSVLALTSGSVLVLQSLSNLSMFGGTQMIGQFLIVMILREAGPLLVALVVVARSGTAVASEIGNMRANREIEALEVMGINPLSYIVFPRVLGGVISMLCLAFYFNFVALIGGFFVTKFIQDMPFAFYAESLMTSFAMDDFLIFLLKNSFSGMIIFVVSCYQGLSVKKSPTEVPQVTTQAVVNSIIFVIIFNLVVTALFYLNQLRNLGVI, from the coding sequence GTGACCAAGAATGTGGAGTATACATGGCGTGTACTCTTGATGGTTTATCTTTCCCTTCGCGCTACCATTCTTGATCAGACTCAAGGTGCACGTGAAATCGTGCGCGTGATTTCGGCGCAAATTTATTTTACAGGCTGGCAGGCTTTGCCGCTGGTAAGTGTACTGGCGCTAACTTCTGGAAGTGTCCTGGTTCTTCAATCCCTTTCAAATCTCTCCATGTTCGGCGGAACGCAGATGATCGGTCAGTTTTTGATCGTGATGATTTTACGTGAAGCGGGGCCGTTGTTGGTGGCTCTGGTCGTGGTTGCTCGATCTGGAACAGCCGTGGCCTCGGAGATTGGCAATATGCGCGCCAACCGCGAGATTGAAGCCTTGGAAGTGATGGGAATCAATCCGTTGAGCTATATCGTTTTCCCACGTGTATTGGGTGGCGTGATCAGCATGTTATGTCTGGCATTTTATTTCAATTTCGTCGCTTTGATTGGCGGTTTTTTTGTGACGAAGTTCATTCAAGACATGCCCTTTGCGTTTTATGCTGAGTCACTGATGACTTCGTTTGCTATGGATGACTTTTTGATATTCCTTCTGAAGAACAGTTTCAGTGGAATGATTATTTTCGTTGTTTCCTGCTATCAGGGATTGTCGGTTAAGAAAAGTCCTACCGAAGTTCCGCAAGTAACAACCCAGGCGGTTGTGAACAGTATCATCTTCGTTATTATTTTCAATTTAGTTGTAACAGCTTTGTTTTATTTAAATCAGTTACGCAACCTGGGAGTCATTTAA
- a CDS encoding cell division ATP-binding protein FtsE, with product MKIESLKFEGVSFCHEGQDPVVANVEFDFPMNEILWVKAEEGAGKSSLLQILAGLQMPQSGQFLINGNNVCDMSFEEFLPYRLQIGYSFDYGGLINNQTLFDNMMLPLLYHKTLSPADAKARVDEIFKIFDVTKYAHERPAHVPGRLRKLVCLLRAMVMRPQVLLLDDPSVGLGQDSVYTLVDYIHQLRKEGCLQHVFISSYDEKFMNLFSYQIVHLDDGQLYFQPVDPEKRVVHL from the coding sequence ATGAAAATCGAAAGTCTAAAATTTGAAGGCGTTTCTTTTTGCCACGAAGGTCAGGACCCCGTCGTTGCCAATGTTGAATTTGATTTTCCGATGAATGAAATTCTTTGGGTAAAGGCTGAAGAAGGGGCCGGTAAGAGCTCTTTACTGCAAATTCTTGCGGGTTTGCAAATGCCTCAATCCGGTCAGTTCTTGATCAATGGAAACAATGTTTGCGATATGTCTTTCGAGGAGTTTTTGCCTTACAGACTGCAAATTGGCTATTCGTTTGATTACGGTGGATTGATCAACAATCAAACGTTGTTCGATAACATGATGTTGCCGCTTTTGTATCATAAGACTTTAAGCCCGGCGGATGCGAAAGCTCGAGTGGATGAGATCTTTAAAATTTTTGATGTGACGAAGTATGCACACGAGAGGCCAGCTCACGTACCGGGGCGTTTGCGTAAACTTGTCTGTTTGCTGCGTGCGATGGTTATGCGTCCACAAGTGTTGTTGCTGGATGATCCAAGCGTGGGCTTGGGACAAGACAGCGTTTACACGTTGGTGGACTATATCCATCAGCTGCGTAAAGAGGGCTGTTTGCAGCACGTCTTTATCAGCTCTTATGACGAAAAATTTATGAATCTTTTCAGTTATCAAATTGTTCATTTGGATGATGGACAGCTTTATTTTCAACCGGTTGATCCAGAGAAGAGAGTTGTACATCTATGA
- a CDS encoding MlaD family protein: MMKVKFNKFERIAGLFVGLAILGVIVTAISIAIKQGWFDSKVFYTTTFENADGLHQGTTVQMAGLRAGAVEDVELRADNKIQVTFYVLSKFQERIRQDSSVSMNRPFIIGEKILEVTVGSEKLPMLANNSLIGSHETMDVVTMLSSRNISTTMSRVGGLLENMQMLVEAFADKNRAQSFVRVIDRMDPLMKNMTVMSQEVIKLSKQATKNDSMEVLMTNLATTTTEINRILPELNKQNPELAKDLAVMTQNLAVMTHALGPVMKEVEPELPHASRRLLEVMNETVVTLKAMQKSFFMESNVREVRKEEALQRAPASDKAK, from the coding sequence ATGATGAAGGTTAAGTTCAATAAATTTGAACGAATTGCGGGACTGTTTGTGGGGCTGGCGATCCTGGGTGTGATCGTGACTGCAATCAGTATCGCTATCAAACAGGGTTGGTTTGACTCAAAAGTCTTTTATACAACGACGTTTGAGAATGCCGATGGTCTCCATCAAGGGACGACTGTGCAAATGGCAGGTCTTCGTGCTGGCGCTGTTGAAGACGTGGAGCTTCGTGCGGATAATAAAATCCAAGTGACTTTCTATGTTTTAAGCAAATTCCAAGAGCGTATTCGTCAGGACAGTTCTGTTTCCATGAATCGCCCGTTTATTATCGGGGAAAAAATCCTTGAGGTGACGGTGGGTTCGGAAAAGCTTCCTATGCTTGCTAACAACAGTTTGATTGGTTCACATGAAACAATGGACGTGGTGACAATGCTCTCTAGTCGAAACATCAGTACGACAATGTCTCGGGTGGGTGGGCTTTTGGAAAATATGCAGATGTTGGTGGAAGCTTTCGCGGATAAAAATCGCGCCCAAAGTTTCGTTCGCGTGATTGACCGGATGGATCCGTTAATGAAAAATATGACGGTGATGTCACAAGAGGTGATCAAGCTCTCCAAGCAGGCGACTAAAAACGACTCGATGGAAGTGTTGATGACGAATCTGGCGACGACCACGACAGAAATCAATCGCATCCTGCCAGAATTAAATAAGCAGAATCCAGAGCTGGCAAAAGATCTGGCCGTTATGACTCAAAATCTGGCTGTCATGACTCACGCGTTGGGGCCGGTTATGAAAGAAGTGGAACCCGAGCTTCCGCATGCTTCGCGTCGTTTGCTTGAAGTCATGAATGAGACTGTCGTCACATTGAAGGCGATGCAAAAAAGCTTTTTTATGGAAAGCAATGTGCGTGAGGTTCGTAAAGAAGAAGCTCTGCAGCGTGCTCCGGCCAGCGACAAAGCTAAATAG
- a CDS encoding FtsX-like permease family protein, giving the protein MLVGHLFRHFIFSKRAGALIRRIAFLSIGGITVSVTAFLVVLFVMNGMNASIRKRILGLEPHLYVTVPGMQNALGLEAHPVFSRIKEDTTTQAYVYETQDVILRSQDGQFRGAFARGVTRPSLEHFISQLAKLDSDKPQSSRGGPPSFTWDPQDVPDEGEVVLGVDLAQSLGVFEGDFITVVSPSGLLLPPGETPKFERVRIKRVVTTSLTDVDSQYLFYQRGKALKALGGGDLKKMGIEMWLADEGRVDSVKNDLMKFTDVQVETWKDRNSALFYALKLEKLTIGVFLGLAGMIAASSILTVLALLLSQKRRDIAILRTIGLSGKETVKIFTQMGFFLSGAGVVMGTILGTGLSLYVQKNPISMWSSQVFYDTSIPALVDWWLVVGVIVVSSAIAYFGSYIPARTASDVQPSEALRVK; this is encoded by the coding sequence ATGCTAGTTGGGCATCTCTTTCGTCATTTTATCTTCTCAAAACGCGCAGGCGCACTGATTCGTCGTATCGCGTTTTTGTCAATTGGTGGCATCACGGTCAGCGTGACGGCATTCTTGGTTGTCTTGTTTGTGATGAATGGAATGAATGCCAGCATTCGTAAGCGCATCTTGGGGCTTGAACCGCATCTTTATGTCACGGTTCCGGGAATGCAAAATGCTTTGGGACTTGAAGCTCACCCGGTATTTTCGCGAATCAAAGAAGACACGACAACTCAAGCCTATGTCTACGAAACACAAGATGTGATTCTGCGCAGTCAGGATGGTCAATTTCGCGGAGCTTTTGCGCGAGGTGTGACTCGCCCGAGTCTTGAGCATTTCATTTCACAGCTAGCGAAGCTTGATTCAGATAAGCCGCAAAGTTCTCGCGGTGGACCTCCTTCTTTTACTTGGGATCCACAGGATGTGCCCGATGAAGGGGAGGTCGTGTTAGGTGTTGACCTGGCGCAATCCCTGGGTGTGTTTGAAGGTGATTTTATTACGGTGGTTTCGCCATCGGGATTGCTATTGCCTCCAGGAGAAACTCCTAAGTTTGAGCGGGTGCGAATTAAGCGTGTCGTGACGACAAGTTTAACTGACGTAGATTCTCAGTATCTTTTTTATCAGCGCGGTAAAGCCTTGAAGGCTTTGGGCGGCGGGGATTTAAAGAAAATGGGAATCGAGATGTGGCTGGCTGATGAAGGTCGCGTTGATAGCGTTAAAAATGATTTGATGAAGTTTACGGATGTTCAGGTTGAGACTTGGAAGGATCGTAACTCGGCATTGTTTTATGCGTTGAAATTGGAAAAGCTGACCATTGGTGTATTTTTGGGATTGGCTGGTATGATTGCGGCGAGTTCTATCTTAACTGTACTCGCCCTGTTGTTATCACAAAAGCGTCGCGATATTGCAATTCTTAGAACGATTGGTTTGTCTGGGAAAGAAACAGTGAAGATCTTCACTCAAATGGGTTTTTTCCTTTCGGGAGCGGGCGTTGTGATGGGCACGATCTTGGGTACGGGCCTTAGCTTGTATGTGCAAAAAAATCCTATCAGTATGTGGTCCTCACAAGTTTTTTACGATACGAGTATTCCAGCGCTGGTTGATTGGTGGTTGGTTGTGGGAGTGATTGTGGTGAGCTCCGCGATTGCTTATTTTGGATCTTACATTCCGGCACGAACGGCTTCGGATGTTCAACCTTCTGAAGCTTTGCGAGTGAAATAA